One Streptomyces lincolnensis genomic region harbors:
- a CDS encoding response regulator, whose amino-acid sequence MTVHILIVDDHPVVRFGLRGMLETYDDLRVVGEAGSGDEAIVLATATRPDVVLMDLRMPGTDGTAATARIRQEHPGIRVLVLTTYEGDADILPAIEAGATGYLLKDTPIGTLTDAIRAAARGETVLAPPVAARLVTHMQAPAGEQLTPREVQVLGLVALGLSNSEIGRQLYIGEATVKTHLLRTFVKLGVNDRTAAVTVALSRGVLTSPHR is encoded by the coding sequence ATGACTGTCCACATCCTGATTGTCGATGACCATCCCGTCGTACGCTTCGGCCTCCGCGGCATGCTCGAGACCTACGACGACCTGCGGGTCGTCGGCGAGGCCGGCTCCGGCGACGAGGCGATCGTCCTCGCCACCGCGACGCGCCCGGACGTCGTCCTCATGGACCTGCGGATGCCGGGTACCGATGGCACCGCCGCGACCGCGCGCATCCGCCAGGAGCACCCCGGCATTCGCGTGCTCGTGCTGACCACCTACGAAGGTGACGCCGACATCCTGCCTGCGATCGAGGCCGGCGCCACCGGTTACCTGCTCAAGGACACCCCGATCGGTACCCTGACCGACGCGATCCGGGCGGCAGCCCGCGGCGAAACCGTCCTCGCCCCGCCGGTGGCCGCCCGGCTGGTGACTCACATGCAGGCGCCGGCCGGAGAGCAACTGACCCCCCGCGAGGTTCAGGTACTCGGTCTTGTCGCGCTAGGTCTGTCCAACAGCGAGATCGGTCGGCAGCTGTACATCGGCGAAGCGACGGTGAAGACTCACCTGCTGCGGACGTTCGTCAAGCTGGGTGTCAACGACCGCACCGCAGCCGTCACCGTCGCTCTCTCGCGCGGCGTCCTCACCTCACCACACCGCTGA
- a CDS encoding glycoside hydrolase family 5 protein — MTLSSRLEEAEPRSSNLQSKRFDCQFDEHRRSHASVIPSAQQYPAAAAGCHDRHRSASGQYAWFWHPKAGREETSMAVKAMKIRSFLVAVTLALAASVCGSAEQASADTTAQLNASQIAADMGAGWNLGNQLEANTNGYPSETAWGLPTVTQALVDKVRAAGFKTIRIPVSYLRNIGAGPNYTINSSWLNRVQQVVNYAYSRGMYVVINMHGDGYKTVNGSWLICDSSSQAEIKAKYQKVWQQIASKFQGYDQHLILESMNEEFTGDYGQPTQPCYSNINSYNQIFVDTVRKAGGNNSSRWLLIPGWNTNIDYTAGNYGFVLPTDRYRSSSIPSNEQRIMISVHYYDPWDFAGTESGTITQWGPNATNPSKTSTWGQEDFLDAQLKKMHDGFVTKGYPVVIGEYGAIDKSSFDSANNKYRADFARTVAATAKKYGEVSVYWDNGTNGQYGFGLFDRRSYTVTQPGIISAIMSGVGQ, encoded by the coding sequence ATGACTTTATCTTCTCGTCTGGAAGAAGCGGAACCGAGATCGTCGAATCTTCAATCGAAGCGCTTCGACTGCCAATTCGACGAGCACCGAAGGTCGCACGCCTCGGTCATCCCGAGTGCTCAGCAGTACCCAGCGGCGGCGGCAGGCTGCCATGACCGCCACCGCTCTGCGTCAGGTCAATACGCTTGGTTTTGGCACCCCAAGGCCGGAAGAGAGGAAACGTCAATGGCTGTAAAGGCGATGAAGATCAGATCCTTCCTCGTTGCCGTCACATTGGCATTGGCCGCATCCGTGTGCGGCTCGGCGGAACAGGCATCTGCCGACACGACGGCTCAGTTGAACGCTTCGCAGATTGCTGCCGATATGGGCGCGGGCTGGAATCTGGGAAACCAGCTCGAAGCCAACACCAACGGATATCCCAGCGAAACGGCATGGGGACTGCCGACGGTAACGCAAGCTCTTGTCGACAAGGTACGGGCTGCAGGATTCAAGACAATTCGGATCCCTGTCTCCTATCTGCGCAACATAGGAGCCGGCCCGAATTACACGATCAACTCATCTTGGCTGAACAGGGTCCAGCAAGTCGTCAACTACGCCTACAGCCGAGGCATGTACGTGGTGATCAACATGCACGGCGACGGCTACAAGACGGTCAACGGCTCCTGGCTGATCTGTGACTCGTCCTCCCAGGCGGAAATCAAAGCCAAGTACCAGAAGGTCTGGCAACAGATCGCGTCGAAGTTCCAGGGCTACGACCAACACCTGATCCTGGAGTCCATGAACGAAGAGTTCACCGGGGATTACGGCCAACCGACCCAACCGTGCTACTCGAACATAAACAGCTATAACCAGATCTTCGTGGACACGGTGCGGAAAGCCGGCGGTAACAACAGTTCACGGTGGTTGCTCATCCCCGGCTGGAACACGAACATCGATTACACCGCGGGCAACTACGGTTTCGTGCTCCCGACCGACCGCTATCGATCCTCCTCAATTCCCAGTAATGAGCAGAGGATCATGATCTCCGTGCACTACTACGATCCGTGGGACTTCGCCGGAACGGAAAGCGGGACCATCACGCAGTGGGGCCCGAATGCGACCAACCCGTCAAAGACGTCCACCTGGGGGCAGGAGGACTTTCTGGACGCGCAGTTGAAGAAGATGCATGACGGATTCGTCACGAAAGGATACCCGGTAGTCATCGGTGAATACGGAGCGATCGACAAGTCGTCGTTCGACTCGGCGAACAACAAATACCGTGCTGACTTTGCGCGCACGGTTGCGGCCACAGCCAAGAAGTATGGCGAAGTCAGTGTCTACTGGGACAACGGGACAAACGGACAGTACGGGTTCGGTCTGTTCGACCGACGTTCTTACACCGTGACCCAACCGGGCATCATCAGCGCCATCATGAGCGGCGTAGGGCAGTGA
- a CDS encoding LacI family DNA-binding transcriptional regulator: protein MNDPPHPGVGPDAKGVQSSSTASERPVVLGDVARRAGVSAMTVSRVLNERPGVGDRTRARVFAVAAELGYRPNRLAQALVTGRSQVLAVVSFNTAQYGPAATVFGVEQAARQAGYAVQITTLRSGDPLPARAVMEGIVSQAVAGLILAAPHDWTAEALRHLPADRPAVALDVDIAQEGAPVIGLEQTTGARRATEHLLALGHDTVWHVAGPTDQPSARARERAWREALVAAGRTPPHLLRGDWSARSGYEQGRRLAAMPDVTAVFAANDHMALGVLRALREAGHDVPVDVSLVGYDDIPEAEYVWPPLTTVRQDFGEAGRRALELLVAQIEGEPRTGTLVALEPELVVRGSSGPPP, encoded by the coding sequence ATGAATGACCCTCCCCATCCCGGTGTCGGACCCGACGCGAAGGGCGTCCAGTCGTCATCCACCGCCAGTGAGCGGCCCGTGGTGCTCGGCGACGTAGCGCGGCGAGCGGGTGTCTCGGCGATGACCGTCTCCCGTGTGCTCAACGAGCGGCCCGGGGTCGGCGACAGGACCCGTGCCCGCGTGTTCGCCGTCGCGGCCGAACTCGGCTACCGCCCCAACAGGCTCGCCCAGGCGCTGGTGACCGGCAGGTCGCAGGTACTGGCGGTGGTGAGTTTCAACACCGCCCAGTACGGTCCCGCGGCAACGGTCTTCGGCGTCGAACAGGCGGCTCGCCAGGCCGGGTACGCCGTGCAGATCACCACGTTGCGCTCCGGCGACCCGTTGCCCGCCCGGGCCGTCATGGAGGGGATCGTCTCCCAGGCGGTCGCCGGCCTCATTCTCGCGGCGCCCCACGACTGGACCGCAGAGGCATTGCGGCACCTTCCCGCCGACCGGCCCGCGGTCGCGCTCGACGTCGATATCGCGCAGGAGGGCGCCCCGGTGATCGGACTCGAGCAGACGACGGGGGCACGCCGGGCCACGGAGCACCTGCTCGCGCTCGGCCATGACACCGTGTGGCACGTCGCAGGTCCGACCGACCAGCCATCGGCCCGAGCCCGCGAACGTGCCTGGCGAGAAGCCCTCGTCGCCGCCGGCCGAACGCCACCGCACCTGTTACGGGGCGATTGGAGTGCACGGTCCGGCTACGAACAGGGGCGGCGACTGGCCGCCATGCCCGACGTCACCGCCGTCTTCGCCGCCAATGACCATATGGCCCTCGGCGTGCTGCGTGCCCTCCGCGAGGCGGGCCATGACGTGCCGGTCGACGTCAGCCTGGTCGGCTATGACGACATCCCCGAGGCCGAATACGTGTGGCCTCCGTTGACCACGGTGCGGCAGGACTTCGGCGAGGCCGGGCGTCGCGCGCTGGAACTCCTTGTCGCCCAGATCGAGGGCGAGCCGAGAACCGGAACACTGGTCGCGCTGGAGCCCGAACTGGTGGTGCGGGGCAGCAGCGGCCCTCCTCCCTGA
- a CDS encoding LysR family transcriptional regulator: protein MNLASLDLNLVVALRALLQERNVTRAGRRIGLSQPAMSAALARLRRHFDDDLLARVGGGYELTALGQALLDRTTTACDLLERVFASQAEFNPSREEHEFTLIASDYAVAVFGAELARTIQAEAPGIRLRFKQVPNEFIDSTGSLLSTVDGLLLPHGIIRGFPTVELYQDSWVFLVADDNPEVGEQLTLDGLARLPWVTYQRAYDAPAARQIAMLGIEPRVAVSVDSFQLMPLLVAGTRRVALFQRRLADELDGLAPVRIMEPPYSAVPLQQALWWHPVHMHDAAHMWLRETTARVAETMEAGRPMLSRPPK, encoded by the coding sequence GTGAACTTGGCCAGCCTGGACCTCAACCTCGTCGTTGCCCTGCGCGCCCTCCTGCAGGAGCGCAACGTCACCAGGGCCGGCCGGCGCATCGGGCTCAGTCAACCCGCGATGAGCGCGGCCCTGGCCCGGCTGCGCCGCCACTTCGACGACGACCTGCTCGCCCGGGTGGGCGGAGGGTACGAACTGACCGCCCTCGGGCAGGCCCTCCTCGACCGGACCACCACCGCATGCGACCTGCTGGAACGCGTCTTCGCCAGTCAGGCCGAATTCAACCCCTCCCGCGAGGAACACGAGTTCACGCTGATCGCCTCGGACTACGCGGTTGCCGTATTCGGCGCCGAACTCGCCCGCACCATCCAGGCCGAGGCACCAGGCATCCGGCTCAGGTTCAAACAGGTGCCGAACGAATTCATCGACAGCACCGGCTCGCTGCTCAGCACCGTGGACGGGCTGCTGCTGCCCCACGGCATCATTCGCGGCTTCCCCACGGTCGAGCTTTACCAGGACAGTTGGGTCTTCCTCGTCGCGGACGACAATCCCGAGGTCGGCGAGCAGCTCACCCTCGACGGCCTGGCCCGGCTGCCGTGGGTGACGTACCAACGAGCCTACGACGCCCCCGCCGCCCGCCAGATCGCCATGCTCGGCATCGAGCCGCGTGTGGCGGTCTCCGTCGACAGTTTCCAGCTGATGCCACTCCTGGTCGCAGGCACCCGACGGGTAGCTCTCTTTCAGAGGCGTCTCGCCGACGAGCTGGACGGACTCGCACCCGTCCGCATCATGGAACCGCCCTACTCCGCCGTGCCGCTCCAGCAGGCCTTGTGGTGGCATCCGGTCCACATGCACGACGCGGCGCACATGTGGCTGCGGGAGACGACGGCCCGGGTCGCCGAGACGATGGAGGCCGGCCGGCCCATGCTCTCCCGCCCGCCGAAATGA
- a CDS encoding fumarylacetoacetate hydrolase family protein: MSVKSAATSALFTPFSGPFAIGTLSAPAETRFPGLVTPDGRALDLRTALDEPALTTLALLERWDEELPRLHTLAGDPTRDWRPLAEMTVHAPVEPRQIFQSGANYRQHVIDLAVAHRAPDAPGTVEEARAEVAAVMDKRAAEDLPYVFIGLPTTISGPYDDVVLPAWAEKPDWELEVAAVISRPAYRITVDEALEYVAGYTIANDLTDRASVFRRDMPPIGTDWLRSKNAPGFTPLGPWIVPADSIADPSDLQVTLKLNGETMQDESTKDMIFGIARLVSYISQTARLLPGDLVLTGSPAGNGIHWGRLLRDGDVMDGSVTGLGAQRTRCVAQKAR, from the coding sequence ATCTCCGTGAAATCCGCAGCCACGTCGGCACTCTTCACCCCCTTCTCCGGACCGTTCGCCATCGGCACCCTTTCGGCGCCGGCCGAGACCAGGTTCCCGGGCCTCGTGACGCCGGACGGCCGAGCGCTCGATCTGCGCACGGCACTGGACGAACCCGCGCTGACCACGCTCGCGCTCCTGGAGCGCTGGGACGAGGAGCTGCCGCGTCTGCACACCCTCGCCGGGGACCCGACACGCGACTGGCGACCGCTGGCGGAGATGACGGTGCACGCGCCCGTCGAGCCCCGGCAGATCTTCCAGTCCGGCGCCAACTATCGCCAGCACGTGATCGACCTGGCGGTCGCACACCGCGCCCCGGACGCCCCGGGCACCGTCGAGGAGGCCCGCGCCGAGGTCGCGGCGGTCATGGACAAGCGGGCCGCCGAGGACCTCCCGTACGTCTTCATCGGCCTGCCGACCACGATCAGCGGTCCCTACGACGACGTGGTACTGCCCGCTTGGGCCGAGAAGCCCGACTGGGAGCTGGAGGTGGCCGCGGTGATCTCCCGACCCGCCTACCGGATCACCGTGGATGAGGCGCTGGAGTACGTCGCGGGCTACACCATCGCCAACGACCTGACCGACCGCGCGAGCGTCTTCCGCCGGGACATGCCCCCGATCGGCACCGACTGGCTGCGCAGCAAGAACGCCCCCGGCTTCACCCCGCTCGGCCCGTGGATCGTCCCGGCCGACTCCATCGCCGACCCCTCCGATCTACAGGTCACCCTGAAACTCAACGGCGAGACCATGCAGGACGAGTCCACCAAGGACATGATCTTCGGCATCGCGCGGTTGGTCTCGTACATCTCCCAGACCGCCCGACTGCTTCCCGGCGACCTGGTCCTCACCGGCAGCCCGGCGGGCAACGGCATCCACTGGGGCCGCCTGCTGCGCGACGGCGACGTGATGGACGGCTCGGTCACCGGGCTCGGTGCCCAGCGCACCCGTTGTGTCGCACAGAAGGCCCGATGA